In Salarias fasciatus chromosome 4, fSalaFa1.1, whole genome shotgun sequence, the DNA window CCATGTGGTATGTCCTGGCTTCATCAACTTGTATTGAAATGTTTGTGGTTCTTTTGGAGGTAAGAATATGTGCAAATCTCCTGATGTTCATGGTCCTAAACACATGCTTCCTGACTGTCCTTTCCACTCAGAGGGAAGTACAATCAGACCCATTCATCTCTAAACCAGTTACTTCCTTGTAGCTTCCCCACAAAGATAAGCTGAGTCACTGCAGAGTGCCCTTGCAAATGGATCCAAGTACTAacaacatgacacacatttttttttccccccaaaaggAGGGCGGGACAAGGCACGTGCTTGGCATGTCACTGACATGTCCTTGTGACAAAATGAAACTGTAAGAAGTCTCTGTTACACCCCCCCGGACATCTGATTGGGTTCAAAGGGCTTTCAGCTCCAGTCTCCTCAGGTGCACTGACCCCAGCAGCCAGGTCCGGAAGAAGCCCATCTCCGGGAGGTGCAGCACGCTGGGATTGGACTCGCACATCTGCACGAAGCCCTTGAGCTCTGCCAATTTCCGTGGATCCATGCTGCTGTGTCACGTCCAGCACACGGAGCgctgcagacacaaacacacagattatAGCAGAACACCGAGGCCAGGCGAGGCTTTTGTTTACGCGATCCGCGGCTAACCCCGAAGCTAACCCGTGCGAACCTGGAGGGATATAAACGAGGATGGTTCACTCCAATGCCCTCACAAATAAAGCACAGCATTAAATTCAAGCTCTGCAAACGAACTACCCATGCACGGAACGCATCGGCTGATAATTCAAGAGACCGAAACGCAGAAGTTTCTGGAAACGTGTTAATCGCCCCGTGACGCGATGACAGTTTGACGCATGATAACCCTTCAAGCTAACTGCAACACGGGCCGTGATTAATTACAGagcaaaaaaacattaaatctgTACACGTGCTGTGCatattcattaaaacacacctGATTTAGAATTTACCGTGTAGGCAAACGTGAAAAGAAGCCACGGAAGTGCGGTAGCAGCGGAGTTTATTCTCCTCTACACTGTTTCACTGAGACTCGCGTCGCTCTGGCCTTTTCATTCAGGCAGCTTTCAGGACAGCCCTAACGAGAGAAGAGAAATATGCCCTCGGCTCGGTCTGTCAGGTACAAACTATTTCGTcttcacattttccacatttttcacatttcaagaGGTAACAACCTGTTTACAATTTTATAGAGTTACTAGGCAATTTCATCTAgctttattttataaaattattcgtttgttgttgttatttattgaaTAATTTCCTCTGATACGCCATCATATTAATATGATCTGTAGATCAAAGCTacgaaataaataaatgaatgaataaataatcaaaaaatacatacatacatccatACTGTTTTTATAGGATTAGGATTAGGTTATGTATgtaacatacatacatataaaagTGTATGATTTGAGGCGGGGTGCCTTCGCTTTGCCTGTGAAACAAAACTCGGGGATTCAGTTGCTCCATTCCGCGTGTCTTAAACATGGAAGCAGTGATCTAACGAGGgtaagcagaggagagagaccTGCCTCACGAGAGGACTGCTATTTACAGTGAAGTTTATGAACAAACTGTACCGTGTGTTTGTAACCGTGCCTGTGGCGTGTGTGAGTACAGAGGGACGACATGCTGTGAAGTGACCGCAGACCAACAAAGAAGCAACAATGTTGCGATCTGctgtcaggctgctgctgcccaggaccaggactggagctGAGACCTGGACTGGAGGTGAGACCCCCTCAGATCCTTCACAGTCCTTACAGAGTACTGGATAGAATCCGGAAAAGCTGGATCAAATTGAGGAAAACATTACATATTTAATCTACCACCTGACATATGTACAATGCCAGATATCAAGGGCAGAACATTTAGCTTTTATTTGGAAAACATTCACCAGTAAATATAAATGGTTGTTAAGATAGTGTGTTTATTTCCTCATGTTGCATTTGTTGGCTCAGTTAATGAACTGTCTTTGCAAAAAGAATACATGTGACTTAATCTCCCATTGATGTAAGATGGACATGTGACCTTCATAACATGGTTTCCTTCAATGATTCTTCAGTGCATTTAATAAGCTCTTGTACAGAGTTGCAGGTAGATGAAGATGAAGGTGTAAAACTAGACAATTGAAGTGTTCCAGTTATTACGTAGTGTTTTATCAACATATTCAAGATTTTTTACTAACCATGGAAAGCATGTATTGATCTCAAAGTGAAATCAAGAGAACAGCTGATCCAAACCGTGTCATTCAAAAGGAAAATTGAGTAAAGTTTTACCACCATAAATTGTCTAAAAGCCATGAAGCAATTCCATAAAAATGCCTCTCAGCCATTGAAGATCACACCTGTGCACAGTAAACAAATCTTCAACTTCAAACTTAATGCTGCTCAGTTGAAGCTACAGGTAAATATTGTTCAAAAACTCAACGTTGTTCTCTGAGCCGAAGCTCATTTAAAGTGAAGTACTGCAAATGTAAATGATTCTGTGACCAGATGTAGTGGAAATCACATCCTCTGTGTCCTGTACAGGAACCATCTAACACAGCAAATGGTTGAGAAGTCAGAATCAGaatatttattgttattgtcaTTAAACAACAAAATTACGTTTGGAGCATCCATACAACAGAATTGGTATAAAGTGCAAAACCTCCCATAAATAAATATCATAAATAGCCCAGTGCAAAAACCccacaataataaaaataaaaactatataTAACCCAGTGCAAACAAAGACATAACCGATGGGGAAGAAAGGTCACGGGAGAGGGGGTGGTGAGTAGTGACGTTCTGCAGCTATGCAAACCGTTTCAGATTTATAGCTGGTGGATATGGTTATTGTCTGTaagaggtgggggggtgggggtgggggggcagagaggggaggggggcagagtTGAGtagcctcacagcctgtggaTACAGACTGCTGGCCAGTCTTGTGGTTCTGGCCTGTATGGACCTGAACCTTTTCCCTGAGGGCAGCAGGTGGAAAAGGTGGTGAGCGGGATGGCGCTGGTCCCGTATGATGTTGCGCACTCTCCTCAAGCAGCGGGGGGAGTAGCTGGTGCTGATCTCAGGGAGAGTCGTTCCGATGATTTTCTCCGCAGCATTCACCACCCGCTGGAGAGCCTGCTGGTCAGCCTTAGTGCAGCTGGAGAACAACACTAAGAGCCCATATGTCAGCACACTATTGATGGCACAGTTGTAGAAGTTCACCATCAAAGGTCTGGGGATACGAGTGctcctcagcttcctcaggTAATAGAGGCGTTGTTGTGCCTTGCCCACCGCAGTGGCAACATGGTCCCTCCAGCACAGGTCCTCAGTCAGTGTTACTCCCAGGAATTTGAAACTTCTCACCCTCTCACCACATCGTTGCCTATAAAGAGCGGTTGATggttgatgcatttttttcttgcggAAATCCACCACAATTTCCTTGGTCTTCTTGGTGTTTAGAGCCAGGTTATTGTTGCGACACCATGACTCCAGATGTTGCACCTCTCTCCTGTAGTTATTCTCATCGTTGTTGGAGATAAGTCCGAGCACTGTGGTGTCATCGGCAAACTTGACGGTGAGATTGGTCactgaggaggcagagcagtCATGGGTGTACAGGGTGTAGAGCAGAGGGCTCAGAACACACCCTTGAGGGGTCTCGGTGTTGATGACAagggtggaggagctgtttTTGCCCATTCTAACTCTCTGTGTGCGGTTTGTTAGAAAGTCCACAATCCAATTGCACAGGGTGGTATTGAGTCCCAGTTGGAGGGTTTTGGACCGAAGTTTGTACGGCCGGATGGTGTTAAAAGCCGAACTGTTGTCCACAAAGAGGAGCCGTGCATAGGTGTTTTTATGCTCGAGGTGCTCCAGAAGCGCGTGCAGCACCGTAGCAATGGCGTCCTCCGTTGACCGGTTCTCTTTGTATGCAAAAATGGTGTAGGTCCAGTGATGGCGGCAAAGAGGCTTTGATGTGTTTAATGACCGGTCTCTCCAGGCATTTGGCAGGGATGGAGGTGAGAGCCACGAGTCTGCAGTCGTTCAGCCAGGTGACGTTGGACTGTTTTGGGAGAGGGATGATTGTGGAGGACTTGAAACAGGCGGGGACCAGTGAGCAGGACAGCGAGATGTTGTAGATGGGGGTGAAGACGACGTTTTGCGTTTGAGTTTGTGGAATGGACTATTCACgaattcatccattttctagaCCACGTTACCCAGATCACTGTTGTGAGGTGCAGCAGCCAATAGCAGCCGCATCGATCcgtcacagggaaaacacagagagacagtcacactcacacaaacaactACGTAATTAAGAGTCGCCTATTAACCTCAAAGAGAAAAGACTACCTGTAGAAAACCCGCACACAGAAAGAGACCCTCGGTGCTGAAAGCCAACTACAAATGCATgtttaaacaggttttattGTATTATGTTACATTTCAAGAACTGTTGACACTCTAGAaactagaaaataaaaaagctttaTCATAATGTATTTTAATGATCTCCAACAGGTTCCTTGTTGCATTTTTTCCAGTCGTTTTTTTCCTATGCAATGTTTCACATAGGATCTACATGCCCAGACATTTAATAAAACGAGTGTTTTTTCATCCGCAGGATGTTCCTGGTGTCCATGCAGAAGCATTTCTGTGAAACCGGGAGGTTTAAAACCAAAGACGGTGCCTGCTCGGTACCTCGGCCAGCCCAGCCCTTTCACCCATCCACACCTCATCAAACATGgtgggttttgttttcagagagCAGATGTTTCTGTTGGAAGCAGGGTCAATTCTCCTATatttcatatgttttttttttttatggaggaAGGATTCACGCTCCCTGTCTTTGAACCACAGGGGAGGTGACTCCAGGGCTGAGCCAGACTGAGTTTGAGCTCCGCAGGCAGCGGTTAGCCTCACTGATCGAGGCTCAGGCGGACAGGCTGGGACCCTCGGCCTCCTCCAGCACCCATGTGGTCGTCGTCCTATCCCATCCAATTCGCTACATGTCCAACGACATCCCTTATAGCTTCCATCAGAATCAGGTGAttgtctgaataaaaaaaaaaaaaaaaaaaaaaaaagaagaagaagaatcgaGAAATCTCCCTTAAACCTGCAAATCAAATGTTTCACAGGACTTCCTCTACCTCACCGGCTTCCTGGAGCCGGACAGTGCCTTGGTGCTTTACGGGAAGGGTCGGCCAGACCAGGCCATCCTGTTCGTCCCGCGCAGAGATCCGGGGAGGGAGCTGTGGGACGGGCCGCGCTCGGGGAAGGACGGAGCGGTGGCTCTGACCGGCATCGAGAGAGTTCACAGCACGGAGGAGCTGAGCCTCGTGCTCAAGACCCTCAAAGGTAACGCAAGGGTTAAGATCAGAATGGAGGCGCCGCAGAAGTGTCTACACTCAGTGGGGGTTAAGATAATAACAGTGGACGGTGCATCTTTAATTTCACACTGGGGGTGAACAAAAATAATTTAACAGCTGATGCAAATGCTCCGGAGGCTGAGTGGCCTTTTGGCTTTGAATGCTTTAGGAATATTTGGATATAAACAATCTTTAAAGAAAGAGTAGATGAATGAATTACTTTGCTTCAAACTTTATAATTAAAGAAATAGAAATGTTCGAAAACAAGTAGGCAGCAGTGAAAGATACCCTCctgctttttcagatttttctatATTAATTTCTAACAATATAGATATTATCATAGTTGGTATGGTGTAATAGTAGACCTTGATGAACAAACGATTGTGGATTAAACCTAAACTTCTCTGTCAGCATCTCCTCTCTTCTGGTCTCTCAGGCAACGTGTTGTGGTATGAAAGCTCTCAGCCGGCCCACCCTCGCCTCCACCAGACCCACCTGTGTCCCGTGCTGGAGTCTGGACCCACGCCGCGCTCCGTCAGGCCCCTCATTCACTCTCTCAGGGCGCTGAAAAGCCCGGCGGAGGTGGCGCTCATGCAGGAGGCGGGTCGCATCACGGCACAGGTCCGTCATTTTATTCTATATCAGATTGTTTATATCTTCACTTTgccaaaagtaaaaaaactcAGAACAGCTCTTCCTGAAATCCTCAGGCTTTCAGGAGGACGATGGCGTTGTCTCGAGGGGATGTGGATGAAGCAGTGCTTTTTGCAAAGGTGAAATTTGTGCTTCTTCATCGATCTATATCTTGTTATATTGTTTAAATTGATTCATTTAAACCACAATTAAGTAGAACAAAAGTGATCAAATATCAGTATGGTAGAATATTGCAATCAAAAGTCATGCAAGTCTgtactttcattgtgtttttagGTGAACAAGGCTGACACCTTAAAACTGATTGAAGTGCTGAAAACAATAGATAACGTgccttatttttaaaaatgtatgtaaTCCTCACCATGCTTGAAatccttcttgttttcctttggattttattctgctttaattCATAGAAGTAGTGAAGTTTGAGATATTTTGATAAatccattattattataatattatattataatacGTTGATATTGCAAACTAAAAGTTTTGTTCTGTCATGTTGACTTTCCAGTTTGACTTTGAGAACCGGATCCACGGTGCCAACTTCCTGGCCTATCCTCCCGTTGTTGCTGGAGGGAATCGAGCGAACACGCTGCACTACATAAATAACAATCAGATTATCAAGGTAACAACTGAGCACGATGCGGCCGCCACATCAGAGAGCGCTAATCATGACGACTGGCGGACACCccttcatttttcttctcctctcaggACGGCGAAATGGTCCTGCTCGATGGCGGCTGTGAATACTTTGGCTACGTCAGTGATATCACTCGGACCTGGCCAGTGAATGGAAAGTAAGTTTGATAAATATATTCTTggaaatatactttttttttgcattgcttCACTGGCTGCATATACTGTGGCTGGAGATCTCATGTTGCTTATGGCCATGTGTGCACGTTTTTAAATTTGTTACTTAATGAACGGAGAATACAGTAGGAATAAAGCATTTCTTCGTTTTGCATTCATTTTTCTGTCCTCAGTTCAGTCCCACTCTATTCCATCACATTTTAACACTTTGCTTTCCCCGACCCCGTCAGATTCAGCCCCGCCCAGGCTGAGCTGTACGAGGCggtcctggaggtccagcaCTCCTGTTTGTCTCTGTGCTCCCCGGGCGTCAGTCTGGACCACATCTACAGCACCATGCTGGCTCTTCTGGGACGCCAACTCAAGCGGCTCGGCATCCTCAAGGCCGGTACCAGCGATGCCGACGTGCTAAAGgtaggaacaaaaaaaaaaggacaggtTATTTCTGTGCTGTGCACCACATAGTGGGTTTAAATCAGTTTTATAGCTGTGGAATTGTCAAATCATGTGAAACGAGAGAGTGCTTCTGCCCCTTATTCCAAGACAACTTCAAATTTCAGTATCTGTCAGTTTAATTACTGTGTTCTGCAGAACTCAGAAGATCAAGTTACAAATGTGTAAGACACCGGCGAGTCCTGTCTGTGACTGTACGATGTTAACACAGAAGGTTTCTGAATGGTTATGAATTTTCTACATGTCATGTGGTATTGAGTATTTGTGCCAAACCATCAGCAATGACAGGTTACAAGTTATAAGTTGAGCATGACTGAAATCAAACAGCCGCTCAGTTTTAGTGATGAATACTCAGTTCAGCTCCATCTGATAGAAACAAGAAATCAATGTCCAACATGTCTTAGACCTCGATTCAACGATTTCCTTTATTGAAATTTATACAGAAGGCTTGGTTGAAGAAGAGatcattaatttaatttattaaaatacacTTTATTATCCAATTCATTTAGTATTCCATATCAGTCACAAAATTATCCATTAATTACCAGCTCAAATGCCTTTTAAGGTACTGGTGCAGTAAAAACACTAATTCATTAATTCGCTTCACTTTTGTGTTGGTTACTGATATACCACCATGCTTCATGGTTCCCAAAGAACGGATCATTCTTTGCACTTGTAAATTTTCTGAGACGGACATCAGGTCAAGGTTCATATTCCAGTTGTGGCAGGAAGTTCAGCTCTGGTGCCAGTTAtaatgacttcctgtggtgaTTCCTATAAAACGgaactaataaaaaaaaccaaaaaaaacactttcataaACCATATAATCATAGGGCGATCCAAACATTTGAATCATATTTACATGCAAACATTTAAGTTGACGATGTTGATATCTTTGTGGtgttttgagatttgtttttccagataacagtgttctttctcttgcccctcAGTTACACTCGCTCTGCCCtgatctgtttttgttgtttccatTTTGTAGCCCTGGCTGTATGAAAAATAATTTAACCGCTCAGTTTTTGTGAATTAACCTCTCGGCCATTTTGAAATTACAGAGTATGACTGCACAGTGTGAGTAGCAGTAGTTACATGTATGTTATGCACGTTGTTAGAAACAATACATTTCAGATGTTATTGTGCTGCCCTAACGTAAAGCATAGAgttatgtttcctttttttattcgCTGCATTTGTCTGAGCACAGCAGATCTGATGTGGGCGATTCATCAGAGTTGCATGTTGAAGTTTTTCT includes these proteins:
- the xpnpep3 gene encoding xaa-Pro aminopeptidase 3, yielding MLRSAVRLLLPRTRTGAETWTGGCSWCPCRSISVKPGGLKPKTVPARYLGQPSPFTHPHLIKHGEVTPGLSQTEFELRRQRLASLIEAQADRLGPSASSSTHVVVVLSHPIRYMSNDIPYSFHQNQDFLYLTGFLEPDSALVLYGKGRPDQAILFVPRRDPGRELWDGPRSGKDGAVALTGIERVHSTEELSLVLKTLKGNVLWYESSQPAHPRLHQTHLCPVLESGPTPRSVRPLIHSLRALKSPAEVALMQEAGRITAQAFRRTMALSRGDVDEAVLFAKFDFENRIHGANFLAYPPVVAGGNRANTLHYINNNQIIKDGEMVLLDGGCEYFGYVSDITRTWPVNGKFSPAQAELYEAVLEVQHSCLSLCSPGVSLDHIYSTMLALLGRQLKRLGILKAGTSDADVLKAARRYCPHHVGHYLGMDVHDTPELSRSQPLQQGMAITIEPGLYICEDNEQAPERFRGLGVRIEDDVVIRDEGGPLVLSSDAPKTLADVERACAQR